aacaaacaaatagacaaataaataaatagaaatacttcaaatcaatacatttttcaggggtttttcagaaTCAGAGTAGGAGAGCTGAGGGTCTTGCTGAAATCACAACTGCATATTTGAAGAACATGCTCCAGTAATAGATACAAAACATAAATGTACAACTAAACACAGGTGCAGTTGCAGGCACGGTTAAGAGAACTGCAGTCTGCTATGCACCATGGAACTTACTGAAAGAACTGTGGCCATTGTATTTCAGATTCTCTGTTAGTAatgtataatgtaattttgaattctactctctagtcccaggacaagatagctgccagctcaaCTTCCACTTGAAGGAATGTTTCATACTTGTATTAAGAGAGATGGGGTCAGCAGTAAATGGTAGGGTGGTATCTgttggcagttttatttctcatatgtatttgtgaactacaactgaattcgaggagtctgattggctggtttagcaaagaattatcatatggctgtatttggatgctgtgacacagtttactaatgtaacaggattaacttttgcttatatattcccactgtcatgatgctcaattcatagtctgatgaagggtgcttgcactcgaaagttcacaccttgaataaatctttgttggtcttaaaggtgctattagactcggATTTTACTGTGCTAAATGTTTAATGTTGTCTATTGGTATCCATGGCTATTTTGTCGTGtttgaattattttttattttttaattctacTTTTCTCATTGATTCTCATGAAGTAGCCATGGTTGTTATTTATGTAACCAGTGTGGATGGAAAATGAACAATTCCAGATCCAGATGGAATTACAATCTGTTGAATTCTTGTATTCTTGTATTTTCTATGTTATTGCTCCATGTTTCTGAAGCTGATTTTGTGACTattattttttactttaaaatcAATTACACCATCAGGATGCCCTTTCTGAAGATGCAAAGCACTACTGAGGCTTCCCCAAGTGATGGTCTTTTAAGTGGTAAGTTATCTGTTCTCCCAGGATTTAAGAACTGTCTCTTCACTTTATAGCAAAGGAGTTTATAACGAAATAATGAATTTTTAGAAAATGGTAATTGTTAGACTTTGTCCTTACcaagagtcagccactgactgtcagaAAAGGGTTAACTGTTTGTTGACACTTGTTGTTGCTAGTGGGGACTGGCAAAGagggtcatgtgatttgtttattggtATATATACACCATTTTACACCATTACACATTTTTTCTCACATAAGCAGCTGtaaaagggaaagaaggaattctccttcctccctttgttctcTAAACTGCTTTAGGAAGAGAGGGAAATCCATCTTGAAGATCtaccatgtaacagctaaggttAAGAGCTCAGTCATGAGCTGtaggaagctatgcattttcttgttttgtatcCCAGTTCCCTGACCTTAGTAGTTCTAGGAAAATACTTGATTATACTTTAAGACTGCCacgtctggtctcatcatttatattaactctgctacttttatATACAAAATACCCAACAGTAATGGGGAAGGAGAGATGGAAGATGCTAACAGGTGAGATAATTAGAATATAATGGAAGAACAGCatgactttctcaagaacaagtcacatCACactaaccttatcttttttttttttttgagcaagtTACTACCTTACTGGAGCAGGGGAATGCTGTGaatataatttatttcattttcagtaaagtttttgataaggtttcacatgatattccTGTTAacaaattgttttctgttgctccagaggaacgggccagaaccaatgggatgaaatcaaaaagaatttttggcttaacatccagaagaagttcctgataatagaacaggcttccttgggaggtggtagattctctttctttggaattcttagagcacaggctagatagccatctgtcagaaatgctcattctgtgaacttaggcagattgtaaatgggtggacagaagggattgtttctgagcttggctcttgtggccgtcTCTTGCATTtctcagggaaatgctgatcgccactttggggtcagaagatgaatttcctccagactagactGACCAGAGGGGGGGCATTATCTGTTGGCCTTCTGGTTTACTCCCCCTCGGACTGTCAGGtttatctttttttaattaagatGTCATTAATCTTTTaataatattatataaatattttttatcaaTCTTTGTTAGCCACCCCGAGCCAACTATGGgaagggcagcctataaatcaaatttataaataaataaataatgcaactaTTGGGAAGAAGATACAGATTTAGTGAACACCCTTTATGACACTGCCTTAATCTCTGAAATGAAAGATGCAACTAAAGCCTGTTAAACCTTTGCACAAAATAAGCCCACTAGCACCCTGGCCTAGAATTCAGTTCCAAGggatttttttccattgagatgATAACTAACTGGCTTCTCTCAGTCACATCCTGATGCAAACATGAAAGAGAAATGAATGTATCAGCTAATTGGTGGCCGTTTAAGGTCTCTTGTCACTGTTTCTCAGAAAGGCATAAACAACTTTGGCGTTCTGCTCCAGCTCCAATTGTTATAATTATCATTCAGCCTGAGCTGTGTCCCCTGAGCTTCAGTTCAGCTTGGTATTCTTAGCTTCTTGTTTTGCTGTCTTCACATTATCTGTAGCGCTTGAAGGAGACTCTCTGAGATGTTCATTCTTCTCGATTTCTTGGGATGCAAAAGGCAATTAAGATCtggtttcttctctctcttagGAACTGTATGTTTATTTTAAACCCAGGCCTTGACACTGTACAACTCCAGCAAGATtctttaaaaatgattaaaatgtgaataCTATGTATACAACAATTAATTAAAACTACATCTCAGTCAACCCTgagagtgattttttttaagattaccgAAAATGTTGGATCCGACTTTTGACCAGTCTCCTGAGTAATGGAGTTCTCTAGCTGTACAAAACAGGCAACAAGAACACTTAATTGTATGCCCTTGCTGTTAACAACACAAAATAGTAATTATCAGCATAAAAGGAATGACATTTTAAGATAGCAAGTAAATACTGTGTCAGAAACCTGCCTTCTGTTCCACATTTAGAATGTCACATGGGTCATCCCATCTCACCAAGGATAGCTCAAATCtggagaaaatttaaaaaatggcaattaAAATAAAGGTTTGCATGATCATCCCTATAAAATCATATATTCTAATAGTGAAAGTGTGGCCCCAtttgtggatatctaaatccagAAATCAGGGCCACACAGAAAGTAAACAGATCCTTCTGCAAAATGGCcccccaaatttgcagaaaaatctgatactaaaaacaaacacatttggaggggggggtaatTCCCctacaaaacaaaacatctgAGCAACTGCAAACAACTCTCTTACCTCCTTCTCCTTTGTcagcaggcctgggagggagggggagcacagcAGCAGTGATGGGGCATGACCCAGTGGGCCTACCAAGAGCTGTGCTGGGCATGCCACTGAGAGCAATGATGGTCAGGGGGGAAGCCTCAGCAGCCCCACTGGGAGCCTTGCCAGACTCACCACTGAGAGCAGCAATGGGGAGAACTCatcagggccaggcctggcagcaaccactgggATACTTGATACTATCTAAACTGGATGACTCACCTGGGCCTGACTGCTTGCTATTGTTCCATAAAAGCCACCCTATGAAACCCAATGCAGTATAGCAGGGCTTCAGAGTACggtctgggaaacccaggctCAGATCACCACTCTGTCATGAAAGCTCACACAATGATGTTGAGCTAGTCACATATTTTCAGACTTAGCTACTTAACGGGCTTATAGTGAGGataaaaaaggagaggaaaattatgtaagctactttggtcCCCATTGCAGGGTATAGATCATTCTGTTTGTTCAAACCATAAAGTACAACAGAACAGGATCGTTGTCATTGTTATTTTCATAGGTTTGCTGTCCAGACAACCTGCACTGCTGCCTCTCAAGAAGCATATGACCATCCCAGAGAGAACTAGTGCTGTACTTCGGTCAGGGGTATACGATAGCTGCACTTCTCggctagaacctccaaacaagctcaagAGGCATACGTCAAGCGTCAAGCACATGCCAATTGTCAAACTAATTGGAGGGATCACACCTGAAAAAATACTAAATGAATGTCATGCCTTTTTGACTGACCATTTTTCTACTCGCAAGAGCAGGACAGAGATATGCTACCAAAATGGTACTGCTCCGTCTTCCCCTTAATGCTCCCTATGTAGGCCAGTGTGGCCCAGTATATAAGGAGACCTTATATTCGTTGAAGTAATGGCTAACAAAGTGCCAAACAAAAATGTTCTTACAAGTAAACCAAGGAGCATCAAATGCCTGTCTAACGTTACTCTCCTAGCAATCTGTGAAGTCAGCTTGGGTGGGAGAATGAAATTTATTTAAGGCCCTGAGTGATGATTTGAACATGAAGCTCTCAAAGCTGATTAGTTTAAGTACATGGTCTTGGACCAGAATATAAGAActtaaacataaaaataaaactgatgaAACATGGTAAAATATATACTCTCAAATTTAAAAGTATTTCCTATTCTTTTGGCAAGCTTGAATCACATAAACACAGAATTTCACAATCTGTAAGAGACCTGAGGCTTTTCCTCTGATAGAAGTTCTTTAGTCCTGTCTGCATTTGATTGGCATGGCATCATGGCCAATAGTGGCTGAATGAACTTTGTTCCAGCTGTGTCATACAATGGACAAGAGAAGAGGATATGCTTCACTGACTCCACCTCTTTTAGTGTGCGACTCCCAAAGCTAAACCCAACACCTTGGCCACAAATCACACGGGGGTCATTTACCACGTTGTGAAAAGTTGTCTCTGTAAGAAACGACAATAATGTATTACATATGTATACTTTTATACTAGCTTAGATAGCTTTTGGGTTGGATGCCAGAGTATGAAGGAGTGAATGTAATTAGTGAGTTGATAGATCCTGACAGGTGTACAAATGAACTGCCGAAGCAGCACTAAAGCTGCCTTCAGGCCCAGCACTGATATTTCTGGGCCACAGTCACCTCATGTCTTTATAAAAGCTTAGATGGGTTAATGACAAGGCATGATGCACTACTGCCCACTTCAGCTGCTAACCCCACAAAGCAGTCCTCACAGGAGTTCCTGAAAACAAGCATAGCCAAAGATGGGAAATACAGCTCTTTTCAGCAGTTCCAGTGACTGAACAGAGTAGCAGAACAAATGGGACTTTGAGTACAAATTCAGTCAAACACACTCATGGCAATTTCCTAGTTGGTAATGTAAACAAGGAAATATGTGTGGGAAAGTTTGGGGGGCATGTCAggaaagcagggtaaaaataatataaatgtgATGAGATGGGAAGCCAGATATGtaggctgctcccctccccctccccaccatcccAATGATCActgtttagagttgccagctctaggttgagagatacctggagatttggggagtggaaactgaggagggcagggatgggggggagggacttaaaTTGGACATAATGCCATAGtgcccatcttccaaagcagccattttctgcaggtgaattgatccctttcacctggagatgagttgtaatcccagaagatctccaaccACTATCTGGAGGTTAAACCAACAAGGTGGCCAAACAGTGCTGGTTGCAAAATATATGAACAGTTTGAGGCCATAAATCTTGTTTAAAAAATCTTCTATCGAGGCCCAAGGGAAGAAATCTTATCCATAGAAGCCATAAGACGGGATATGTATGTATGACATAAAGTCCTGATGAAGACTTATTAACTAAAACTGGCTGTTAGCCGTGAATCTGACATGCTGAAGCAGAGCTATGTGACTGTGCCCCGCATCCCACgctgccagggctgaaaaggtacGAGAGGGGGCCAGGGGCACAGTGTGCTCACAAAATTCCTAGCTTTCATTGGCAGTTTCAAGTGCTTGGGAGAGGAGTTTGGTCATGTAGTAGAAGGACCACTATCTCCCATCTGGTTGAGATTTGTGTCAATGACCCCCATCCCCATCTTACCTCCCCTTTTTAGTAAAGCTGCTAAGGACATCCACTAGATGCCTGGTGCCTGCTGTTTTAACTGCAAGGTCAaaatcttttctctttttctttggctTTTAGGCAAAGGGTTTTTTATTGTTTGCACTGCTTGTTTGTATGATGTTAGTATGGCTGATTTTAGTTTATAGTGTTGCCTTAGCTGCCATTTTATTGGGCTTTTACAGCTGGCTTTTGATCCTACAGAAAGTTGTAATGGATTTATTTtatacaatttcattttatgaTTTCTGCTAACCAGAAGTGACTTCCCAAGTCTCTAGTAAGATTCTCTCTATATCCAATTTCTAAAGTgcactagattttttaaaaaggaataatgTGCTAATATGTGGAAATCTTGCTAGAGACTTGGGTCAAATTCAAACATGCAACTTAAGGAGTCTTTCCATTCTTCACCCACAATGACATTGAAAAAAGTTACCCCTCTTTTCTTAAACACAAACTCATTTTCCCCTCTAGGAGAAAGGGCTCAGgataatatttgttgttgttgttgttagttgcgaagtcatgtctgacccatcacgaccccatggacaatgatcctccaggccttcctgtcctctaccattccccggagtccatttaaatttgcaccgactgcttcagtgactccatccagccacctcattctctgtcgtccccttcttcttttgccctcgatcgctcccagcattaggctcttctccagggagtccttccttctcatgaggtggccaaagtatttgagtttcatctgttAACAAACTGTTAACATGCCATTAATGAAAGATTCCCACACATtgtcattcctttaaaaaaaaatctagtgtaTCTTCAGAAATCAGTTAATGGAAATGCCTTTTGAAGTCTCCAAGAAAATTCTGTCCATCAATGGTATTTGATCTTCTAACTGCCTTCACAATATCCATTGAATTCTTGCTTTGGATACAGAAATAATGCAGTGGTTACAtatactgcttaaaaaaaaacaattacacTGAAATCTATATCATGGTTTAGGACAGATATTGTTATACAGAAGCCAATATATATcctgtatcaggggtagtcaaactgcggccctccagatgtccatggactacaattcccacgagcccctgccagtgaatgctggcagggggctcctgggaattgtagtccatggacatctggagggccgcagtttgactacccctgctgtatcctGTACTTCATCACTGAAAtgttatatttatagcccacctttctcactgagtcaCAAGGTGGATTACAGTGTATAGaaagaatttaaaaatgtataatcaTATAGTATTGGACCTTCCCAAAATGTCACCCCACACAGGTCTGCTAAAATACTCCAGTCACTGAAATAtccccaaaacattttttaaaactattttaccTTCCAAGGAGGGTAACTATACTGTACGGCTGCCATGTGAGCATCTGGGGAACTTACAGCAGGATGACAatggccaagtccatttagaAAAACTATCAGGGCCTGATTCCGATTGGATCCACAGcatatttgtggggggggggactccttcctcttcccactatgCCATTTTCCTAACTTGAACCATTATTTGTCCTGTTGGGGAGATGCACAAGTAATTTAACTTAAACTATTATATGAATGATTAATGGTAAAACTGGACAAGACAACTGCTGTTAATTTTTCAGTATCTTTAATAACTGTATTTCAGATGCTCATAGTAGGGCAGTGCACACATGCAATTTccttggaagggaaggaaaataaaTGGGCACTTACTTCTGTTCCTCCTAAGGTTAGGAGTGCAGGGTGGGTGAATAGTTGGTTTATTAGGCAAGCACATGCAGGAGTTGAAGAATTTAAAAACTCCCTCTCCGCTCCCTGCTGGTTCCAGCACAAACTGGGCTCATGTGAATTTGAAATACATGTATATTTAATGCTGGTTAGAGCAGGGTTTGGATCTTCCAGCATCCAGTCCGTTATCGCCCTAAGGTTTGTTTAATTGGATGACCCCACCTGTCAGAGCAAATGTAGTTTATTTGGTACAGTAAATGGACAAGGGCTTCACTTACAAATTCGAACATGTATCTTAGGATAAAATTAATTCCTTTTCTATAAAAGTTTGATCATTGCTAGATGACATTGTGCAAAATATTTTATGCGTGCCTCTATATTAGGCTTGTAAAACT
This Paroedura picta isolate Pp20150507F chromosome 11, Ppicta_v3.0, whole genome shotgun sequence DNA region includes the following protein-coding sequences:
- the LOC143820742 gene encoding uncharacterized protein LOC143820742, whose translation is MFHTCIKRDGVSSKWMPFLKMQSTTEASPSDGLLSGLLSRQPALLPLKKHMTIPERTSAVLRSGVYDSCTSRLEPPNKLKRHTSSVKHMPIVKLIGGITPEKILNECHAFLTDHFSTRKSRTEICYQNGTAPSSP